Proteins from a genomic interval of Acetobacterium woodii DSM 1030:
- the rplM gene encoding 50S ribosomal protein L13 codes for MNANATKMAKSHEIDRKWYVIDADGKVLGRLATEVANILRGKNKPIFSPHMDCGDFVVIINADKVVLTGNKLDQKLYKTYSGYCGGLKEMTYRKFLAEKPELLVYKAVKGMIPHNKLGDKIATKLKVYAGNEHPHAAQLPEVYEF; via the coding sequence ATGAATGCGAATGCCACAAAAATGGCCAAATCTCATGAAATAGACCGTAAATGGTATGTGATTGATGCGGATGGTAAGGTATTGGGACGACTGGCAACAGAAGTTGCAAATATTTTACGAGGAAAAAACAAACCAATCTTTTCACCACATATGGATTGTGGAGATTTTGTTGTTATTATCAATGCTGATAAGGTTGTGTTAACAGGCAACAAATTGGATCAAAAACTATATAAAACATATTCTGGATATTGCGGTGGGTTAAAAGAAATGACTTATCGAAAATTCTTAGCTGAAAAACCAGAACTTTTGGTTTACAAAGCAGTGAAGGGTATGATCCCACATAACAAATTAGGAGATAAAATTGCAACTAAACTTAAAGTTTATGCTGGCAATGAACATCCACACGCTGCGCAATTGCCTGAAGTTTACGAATTTTAA
- the truA gene encoding tRNA pseudouridine(38-40) synthase TruA — MRNIKLIISYRGTHYCGWQIQPNGVTIQAKIIQGIRELTGETVNLNGSGRTDAGVHAVGQCANFHTSSTIPADKFFRALNTRLPADIRVISSEECDLAFHSRFNAKGKSYVYKIYENPVASPFVFDLAFHVQRKLDWKAMKEAAGYLIGEHDFKAFMASGSAVKTTIRTIEEISFEKNGELREITFKGNGFLYNMVRIMVGTLYEVGYHRLEPQDITTILKSNDRARAGITAPAQGLYLNKVYY, encoded by the coding sequence ATGCGAAATATAAAATTAATTATCAGCTATCGGGGAACTCATTATTGTGGTTGGCAGATTCAGCCAAATGGGGTGACGATTCAAGCTAAGATCATTCAGGGCATCCGCGAGTTAACCGGAGAAACGGTTAACTTAAACGGATCAGGGCGAACCGATGCGGGAGTCCACGCTGTTGGTCAATGTGCCAATTTCCACACGTCGTCGACGATTCCAGCGGATAAATTTTTTCGCGCCCTGAATACTCGTCTGCCAGCGGATATTCGGGTGATAAGCAGTGAAGAATGTGATTTGGCGTTTCATAGTCGCTTTAATGCTAAAGGCAAAAGTTATGTCTATAAAATTTATGAAAATCCGGTGGCCAGTCCGTTTGTGTTTGATTTGGCTTTTCATGTCCAGCGAAAACTCGACTGGAAGGCAATGAAAGAAGCAGCTGGATATCTGATTGGCGAACATGATTTTAAGGCTTTTATGGCCAGCGGCAGTGCGGTTAAAACAACGATTCGCACAATCGAAGAAATCTCATTTGAAAAAAATGGCGAGTTACGGGAAATTACCTTTAAAGGGAACGGCTTTTTATATAACATGGTGCGGATTATGGTGGGGACATTATATGAAGTAGGGTATCATCGGTTAGAACCCCAGGACATAACAACAATCTTAAAAAGTAACGATCGCGCCAGAGCCGGAATTACCGCACCGGCACAGGGACTATACTTAAATAAAGTTTATTATTAA
- a CDS encoding energy-coupling factor transporter transmembrane component T family protein has protein sequence MLKDVTIGQYYPTGSVIHKLDPRTKILFTTAFVVMLFFLNNLWGYLATFLILVTVTLLSKIPIGYILRGVKGLVLIIMLTVVLNLFMTPGNVVASLGPLKITIEGLKVSTYMALRLIFLVIGTSIMTLTTSPIDLTDGMEWCMRFIPFVRRYAHELAMMMSIALRFIPTLMEETDRIMKAQKARGANFETGNIIARAKNLIPILIPLFISAFRRADELATAMEARCYRGGENRTRMKQLAYCNRDWVSFLLMLIMIVGLFGTTMIQIPLLFPV, from the coding sequence ATGTTAAAAGATGTTACGATTGGACAATATTATCCAACGGGTTCAGTGATTCATAAACTCGACCCCCGCACGAAAATATTGTTTACCACAGCTTTTGTTGTGATGTTGTTTTTTTTAAACAATTTATGGGGATATTTAGCCACCTTTCTGATCTTAGTGACAGTAACGCTATTGTCGAAAATCCCGATTGGATATATTTTGCGTGGTGTTAAAGGGTTAGTACTCATTATTATGCTGACCGTTGTCCTTAATTTGTTTATGACCCCAGGTAATGTAGTGGCCTCGCTTGGCCCTTTAAAGATTACCATCGAAGGGCTAAAAGTATCGACTTATATGGCGCTCCGTCTGATCTTTCTGGTGATTGGCACCAGCATCATGACGCTTACGACTTCACCGATTGATTTAACCGATGGAATGGAGTGGTGTATGCGCTTTATTCCCTTTGTTCGCCGTTACGCTCATGAACTGGCGATGATGATGTCAATTGCATTACGATTCATTCCAACCTTAATGGAAGAAACGGATCGGATTATGAAGGCTCAAAAAGCTAGAGGCGCAAACTTTGAAACGGGAAATATCATTGCCCGGGCGAAAAACTTGATTCCGATTTTGATCCCATTATTTATTTCCGCCTTTCGCCGAGCTGATGAGTTAGCTACAGCGATGGAAGCGAGATGCTACCGAGGGGGCGAAAATCGGACCCGGATGAAACAATTAGCCTACTGCAATCGCGACTGGGTAAGCTTTTTGTTGATGTTGATAATGATTGTCGGATTGTTTGGGACTACGATGATTCAGATTCCATTGCTGTTTCCGGTTTAA
- a CDS encoding energy-coupling factor transporter ATPase — MSVEIKNLNHTYSEGTPFEFKALKNINVTIEDGSFIGIIGHTGSGKSTLIQHLNGLLSPTSGTVCVDGKDIFETKKSEMILLRHHIGLVFQYPEHQLFEETVYKDVAFGPRNQGLSEQEIDQRVKQSIKMVGLDYEEVKDKSPFELSGGQMRRVAIAGVLAMEPAVLILDEPTAGLDPRGREEILAQIKKLHRKKGITVILVSHSMEDIGKMVDKILVLNAGEVVYFDTPNHVFTKISTLEKIGLAVPEVTYLMRRLKEKYPEIREDVFTVEAAKNEILKVIRG; from the coding sequence ATGTCAGTAGAAATAAAAAATCTCAATCATACGTATTCCGAAGGTACGCCGTTTGAATTTAAAGCCCTGAAAAATATCAATGTAACGATTGAAGATGGCAGTTTTATCGGCATAATCGGTCATACCGGTTCGGGAAAATCGACATTGATCCAACATCTCAATGGTTTATTGAGCCCGACGTCAGGAACGGTTTGTGTTGATGGAAAAGATATCTTTGAGACAAAAAAATCCGAAATGATTTTGCTTAGACACCACATTGGGTTGGTTTTTCAATATCCTGAACACCAACTGTTTGAGGAAACCGTTTATAAAGATGTGGCCTTCGGACCCAGGAATCAAGGCCTTTCGGAGCAGGAAATCGATCAACGGGTGAAACAATCAATTAAAATGGTGGGACTGGATTATGAAGAAGTCAAAGATAAATCACCATTCGAGTTATCGGGCGGACAAATGCGCCGGGTTGCGATTGCCGGCGTTTTGGCGATGGAGCCGGCGGTTTTGATTTTGGATGAGCCGACAGCTGGGCTGGACCCACGCGGCCGTGAAGAAATATTGGCCCAGATTAAAAAATTACACCGCAAAAAAGGCATTACCGTTATTCTGGTATCGCATAGCATGGAAGATATCGGAAAAATGGTTGATAAAATTCTGGTCTTGAATGCCGGCGAAGTTGTTTATTTTGATACCCCCAATCATGTATTTACTAAAATTAGCACCTTGGAGAAGATTGGGTTGGCTGTTCCGGAGGTAACTTATCTGATGCGACGGCTCAAAGAAAAATATCCAGAAATAAGAGAAGATGTTTTTACTGTCGAAGCAGCAAAAAATGAAATTCTCAAAGTCATAAGAGGATAA
- a CDS encoding energy-coupling factor transporter ATPase yields MTKENKDKMVEVKDVYFTYPHNNENEAVIALNGVSFTIEKGEFVGIIGHNGSGKSTLSKLLNAIIFPTKGDVIVSGLNTKDQENLWTIRQTAGMVFQNPDNQLVATIVEEDVAFGPENLGVPPLEIRERVDKALAIVEMQAYAHQKPHQLSGGQKQRIAIAGILAMEPECIIFDEPTAMLDPSGRREVMDTIKRLNRDKDMTVIHITHFMEEIVDADRIIVLDQGKIVLEGKPRAIFRQVKKLKEIGLDVPQMTELADGLRDAGMQIADDILSIEEMVNALCQ; encoded by the coding sequence GTGACAAAAGAAAATAAAGATAAAATGGTTGAGGTTAAAGATGTTTATTTCACATATCCTCATAATAACGAGAATGAAGCAGTTATCGCGCTGAATGGGGTCAGTTTCACAATTGAAAAAGGTGAATTTGTTGGAATCATTGGACATAATGGTTCAGGAAAATCGACCCTGTCAAAATTGCTGAATGCGATTATCTTTCCCACCAAGGGCGATGTAATCGTGAGTGGCTTAAACACCAAGGATCAGGAAAACCTTTGGACGATTCGTCAAACTGCGGGGATGGTTTTCCAAAATCCGGATAACCAGCTAGTGGCAACGATTGTCGAAGAAGATGTCGCTTTTGGACCTGAAAATCTTGGCGTTCCACCTTTGGAAATCAGAGAGCGCGTTGATAAAGCTTTAGCAATCGTCGAAATGCAGGCATATGCGCATCAGAAACCGCATCAATTATCAGGGGGCCAAAAACAGCGCATTGCCATTGCCGGGATTCTGGCGATGGAACCGGAATGTATTATTTTTGATGAACCAACAGCAATGTTGGACCCTTCCGGACGGCGGGAAGTAATGGATACGATCAAACGCTTAAATCGTGACAAAGACATGACCGTTATTCATATTACGCATTTTATGGAAGAAATCGTTGATGCTGATCGGATTATTGTTCTTGATCAGGGTAAAATTGTGTTAGAAGGAAAACCCCGTGCAATTTTCAGACAAGTAAAAAAGCTCAAAGAAATCGGCCTTGATGTGCCACAAATGACAGAACTGGCCGACGGATTAAGAGATGCCGGAATGCAGATAGCGGATGATATCTTAAGTATTGAGGAAATGGTGAATGCCCTATGTCAGTAG
- the rplQ gene encoding 50S ribosomal protein L17, producing the protein MAGYRKLGRPSDQRRALLRNLTTALLEHGKIETTVTRAKEVKRLADKMVTLGKRGDLHARRQAIAYITQEAVVKQLFDEIAPKYTERNGGYTRIYRVGPRRGDGAEMAIIELV; encoded by the coding sequence ATGGCGGGATATCGAAAATTAGGCCGTCCCTCTGATCAACGAAGAGCATTATTGCGTAATCTTACCACTGCCCTTTTAGAACACGGTAAAATTGAAACAACCGTAACCAGAGCGAAGGAAGTTAAAAGACTAGCAGATAAAATGGTCACGTTAGGTAAAAGAGGCGACTTACATGCCAGAAGACAGGCAATAGCTTATATCACTCAGGAAGCAGTGGTAAAACAATTGTTTGATGAAATAGCACCTAAATATACTGAAAGAAACGGTGGTTACACTCGGATCTATCGAGTTGGCCCACGTCGTGGCGACGGCGCCGAAATGGCAATAATTGAACTAGTATAA
- a CDS encoding DNA-directed RNA polymerase subunit alpha, with protein sequence MIEFEKPVIEIVDKKDDETYGRFVIEPLERGYGTTLGNSLRRIMLSSLPGVAVTSVKIEGVLHEFSTIPGVKEDVIEILLNLKGLAAEIYTDEPKVIYIEASEEGEITAGDIIADSDVDILNPEMHIATLSKGSTLNMEMRIEKGRGYVAADKNKYPGMPIGTIPMDSIFSPIVKVNFLVENTRVGQITDFDKLTIDIWTDGTTTPEEALSLAAKVLSEHLNLFINLTEHATTVEIMVEKEESEKERIREMSIEELELSVRSSNCLRRANIDTVEKLTQRSEEDMIKVRNLGRKSLNEIKHKLAEIGLSLSQEEEKAKE encoded by the coding sequence ATGATCGAATTCGAGAAACCAGTCATCGAAATTGTTGATAAAAAAGACGATGAAACCTATGGGCGGTTTGTCATTGAACCTTTAGAACGGGGATATGGAACAACTCTTGGTAACAGTCTGAGACGAATAATGCTGTCATCCCTACCAGGTGTGGCAGTCACATCAGTAAAAATTGAAGGCGTTTTGCATGAATTTTCGACCATCCCCGGGGTTAAAGAGGACGTTATTGAAATTCTCTTGAATCTCAAAGGATTAGCGGCTGAAATTTATACAGATGAGCCAAAAGTTATTTACATTGAAGCTTCAGAAGAAGGTGAAATCACCGCTGGTGATATCATTGCCGACTCTGACGTCGACATTCTTAATCCGGAAATGCACATCGCCACCTTATCTAAGGGATCTACCTTAAATATGGAAATGCGTATTGAAAAGGGCCGAGGATATGTCGCGGCAGATAAAAATAAATATCCGGGGATGCCAATCGGGACAATTCCGATGGATTCAATTTTTTCGCCAATTGTAAAAGTCAATTTTCTAGTGGAGAATACGCGAGTTGGTCAAATTACCGACTTCGATAAATTGACCATTGATATTTGGACTGATGGAACAACAACCCCGGAAGAAGCGCTCTCGCTGGCTGCTAAGGTTTTAAGTGAACATTTAAATTTGTTTATCAATTTAACCGAACACGCCACCACGGTAGAAATTATGGTGGAAAAAGAGGAAAGCGAAAAAGAACGCATTCGTGAAATGTCGATTGAAGAGCTGGAACTTTCCGTAAGATCAAGTAACTGCCTACGACGCGCGAATATTGACACAGTAGAAAAATTAACACAACGAAGCGAAGAGGATATGATTAAAGTTCGTAACCTCGGACGTAAATCTCTGAATGAAATCAAGCACAAACTAGCTGAGATTGGCTTGTCCTTGAGTCAAGAAGAAGAAAAGGCAAAGGAGTAA
- the rpsD gene encoding 30S ribosomal protein S4: MSRNIEASCRQCRREGAKLYLKGERCYSTNKCAFERRPTPPGQHGKRRTKLSEYGLQLREKQKAKRIYGVLEKQFRGYFEIAEKQQGITGHNLLIRLESRLDNVVYRLGLASSRKEARQLVDHEHFLINGKKINIPSYILKEGDVIEVRPKSKKSQKFKDILEVTENRTVAPWLSKDVETLSGKVIGRPAVEDLDVEIAEHLIVELYSK, encoded by the coding sequence ATGTCAAGAAATATAGAAGCTTCATGCCGACAATGTAGACGTGAAGGTGCAAAATTGTACCTTAAGGGCGAACGTTGTTATTCAACGAATAAGTGTGCGTTCGAAAGACGTCCAACACCACCAGGCCAACACGGAAAAAGAAGAACAAAATTATCTGAGTACGGATTACAGTTACGTGAAAAACAAAAAGCCAAACGAATTTACGGCGTTTTAGAAAAACAATTCCGTGGTTATTTTGAAATTGCTGAAAAGCAACAAGGTATCACCGGACATAACTTGTTAATTCGTTTAGAATCACGTTTAGACAATGTCGTTTATCGTTTAGGATTGGCAAGTTCCCGTAAGGAAGCTCGTCAATTAGTCGATCACGAACATTTTTTAATTAATGGAAAGAAAATAAACATTCCTTCTTATATTTTAAAAGAAGGCGATGTTATTGAAGTTCGACCTAAAAGTAAAAAATCTCAAAAATTCAAAGACATTTTAGAAGTGACTGAAAATAGAACTGTTGCACCATGGCTATCTAAAGATGTTGAAACACTATCAGGAAAAGTCATTGGCAGACCGGCAGTAGAAGACTTAGATGTCGAAATTGCTGAACATCTTATTGTTGAATTGTATTCTAAATAG
- the rpsK gene encoding 30S ribosomal protein S11: MAVKKVRRKVRKVKKNIERGQAHIQSSFNNTIVTITDMSGNALSWASSGGLGFKGSRKSTPFASQMAAEEAAKAAMEHGLKSVEVLVKGPGSGREAAIRALQAAGLEITLIRDVTPIPHNGCRPPKRRRV; this comes from the coding sequence ATGGCAGTAAAAAAAGTACGAAGAAAAGTTAGAAAAGTCAAAAAGAATATCGAACGTGGCCAGGCCCATATTCAATCTTCTTTTAACAATACGATTGTTACGATTACTGATATGTCAGGAAATGCTCTTTCATGGGCAAGTTCTGGTGGACTAGGTTTTAAAGGATCGCGAAAAAGCACCCCTTTTGCGTCTCAGATGGCAGCAGAAGAAGCAGCAAAAGCGGCGATGGAGCATGGACTTAAAAGCGTAGAAGTTTTAGTCAAAGGCCCTGGTTCCGGACGTGAGGCAGCAATTCGAGCCTTACAGGCGGCGGGATTGGAAATTACCCTAATCCGCGATGTTACGCCTATTCCACATAACGGTTGTCGACCACCTAAGCGACGACGAGTATAA
- the rpsM gene encoding 30S ribosomal protein S13: MARIAGVDLPRDKRVEIGLTYIYGIGHSTSLEILKALNINPDTRVKDLTETEVSDLRNAIDKHTVEGDLRREVNLNIKRLIEIGSYRGLRHRRGLPVRGQKTKTNARTRKGPKRLVSKKK; this comes from the coding sequence ATGGCAAGAATTGCCGGAGTCGATTTGCCCCGAGATAAACGGGTAGAAATTGGATTAACTTACATCTATGGTATTGGACATTCAACATCGTTGGAAATTTTAAAAGCGTTGAATATCAATCCGGATACCAGAGTCAAAGATCTAACTGAAACAGAAGTTAGCGATTTAAGAAATGCTATTGATAAACATACTGTTGAAGGTGACCTTCGTAGAGAAGTCAACTTAAATATTAAACGATTGATCGAAATTGGATCTTATCGCGGTTTACGTCATCGTCGAGGCCTTCCTGTTAGAGGACAAAAGACCAAAACGAATGCCCGAACTCGAAAAGGTCCTAAACGTCTCGTAAGTAAAAAGAAATAG
- the rpmJ gene encoding 50S ribosomal protein L36 gives MKVRPSVKPICEKCKIIKRNGRVMVICENPKHKQKQG, from the coding sequence ATGAAAGTTAGACCATCAGTAAAACCAATTTGTGAAAAATGCAAAATTATAAAGAGAAATGGTCGTGTTATGGTAATTTGTGAAAATCCAAAACACAAACAGAAACAAGGTTAA
- the infA gene encoding translation initiation factor IF-1, whose product MAKKDVIEVEGSVIESLPNTIFLVELENGHQIIAHISGKLRMNYIRILPGDKVVVELSPYDLTRGRIVWRGKGKS is encoded by the coding sequence ATGGCCAAAAAAGATGTTATCGAGGTAGAAGGCTCAGTTATTGAGTCATTGCCAAATACTATTTTCTTAGTTGAACTGGAAAATGGACATCAGATAATTGCACATATTTCAGGGAAACTTCGGATGAACTATATTAGAATTTTACCGGGAGATAAGGTAGTTGTTGAATTATCCCCATATGATTTGACCCGCGGGCGTATCGTATGGCGTGGAAAAGGGAAATCATAA
- a CDS encoding KOW domain-containing RNA-binding protein, with product MNEFKVGQVVRSKAGRDKGQFMVVMEVVDDHFTTISNGKLRKVSNPKKKKVKHLAKTNHIATDIRDKILNGKQITNAEIRKILESYHMPDGVGDENREEV from the coding sequence ATGAATGAATTTAAAGTTGGACAAGTGGTTCGTTCTAAAGCTGGCCGTGATAAAGGCCAGTTTATGGTGGTTATGGAAGTGGTGGATGACCATTTCACCACTATATCGAATGGAAAGCTTCGTAAAGTGAGTAATCCAAAGAAAAAAAAGGTCAAACATTTAGCGAAGACGAATCACATTGCCACAGATATTCGTGATAAAATATTGAATGGAAAACAGATAACTAACGCTGAGATAAGAAAAATACTCGAGTCCTATCACATGCCTGATGGTGTTGGGGATGAGAATCGTGAGGAGGTTTGA
- the map gene encoding type I methionyl aminopeptidase, which yields MITIKSQKEIDLMRHAGKIVAGAHALAGKMIKPGVTTQELDHAVEQYIRDAGAIPTFKGYGGFPNSICASINEVVVHGIPEKRRLLDGDIISIDIGATFKGYVGDAAVTHGVGTISEEAEKLIRVTRESFFKGITYAREGYRLSDISNAIQTHVEENGFAVVRDYVGHGVGKKMHEDPPIPNYGPKGRGPRLRQGMALAIEPMVNIGTYDVFTLADGWTVVTADGKLSSHYEHTILITGTGEPELLTVI from the coding sequence ATGATAACCATAAAATCCCAAAAGGAAATTGATCTGATGCGTCATGCTGGAAAAATAGTGGCAGGCGCTCATGCCTTAGCTGGTAAAATGATCAAACCTGGGGTAACAACACAAGAACTGGATCATGCAGTCGAACAATATATTCGTGATGCCGGAGCTATTCCAACCTTTAAAGGTTATGGCGGTTTTCCCAATTCTATCTGCGCTTCAATTAATGAGGTGGTCGTCCACGGGATTCCCGAAAAACGTCGATTACTTGACGGTGACATTATCAGTATTGATATCGGCGCAACGTTTAAAGGATATGTGGGAGATGCTGCGGTTACCCATGGCGTCGGCACCATTTCCGAAGAGGCCGAGAAACTCATTCGAGTGACACGGGAATCCTTTTTTAAAGGGATTACATATGCGCGCGAAGGTTATCGGCTGTCGGACATTTCAAATGCCATCCAGACCCATGTTGAGGAAAACGGCTTTGCGGTTGTTCGTGACTATGTGGGACATGGAGTTGGGAAAAAAATGCATGAAGATCCACCAATTCCGAATTATGGACCAAAAGGTCGCGGACCCCGGTTGCGACAAGGAATGGCATTAGCGATTGAACCAATGGTAAATATCGGAACTTATGATGTTTTTACTTTAGCAGACGGATGGACAGTCGTAACGGCGGATGGAAAATTGTCGTCACATTATGAACACACGATTCTGATCACCGGAACCGGTGAACCAGAACTTTTGACTGTGATTTAA
- a CDS encoding adenylate kinase, giving the protein MRIVLLGPPGAGKGTQAKQISETYKIPHISTGDIFRENMSNDTPLGKKAKEYIAQGLLVPDELVVDMVADRLSQDDVLSANYGYLLDGFPRTVFQAQALSQINAKRDCELDFAINLEVPFDILIERISGRRICPTCQATYHIKYNKPKIEGICDLDGTPLYQREDDKVETVKKRIDVYQEQTEPLIEYYQNKHKIININGLQDMNDVFENIKEILSGVN; this is encoded by the coding sequence ATGAGAATTGTATTATTAGGACCTCCGGGAGCTGGCAAAGGAACACAGGCGAAGCAAATCAGCGAAACCTACAAGATTCCACACATTTCAACGGGTGATATCTTTCGTGAGAATATGAGCAATGATACACCATTAGGAAAAAAAGCAAAAGAATATATCGCTCAAGGTCTTTTGGTGCCGGATGAATTAGTCGTTGATATGGTAGCGGATCGTTTATCGCAGGATGACGTTCTTAGTGCAAATTACGGATATTTACTTGACGGATTTCCAAGAACCGTATTTCAAGCACAAGCTTTAAGTCAAATTAACGCCAAACGCGATTGTGAGTTAGATTTTGCGATCAACCTTGAAGTACCATTTGATATTCTAATTGAACGTATTTCAGGTCGACGAATCTGTCCGACATGTCAGGCTACTTATCATATCAAATATAACAAACCAAAAATCGAAGGTATATGTGATTTAGATGGAACGCCATTGTACCAACGTGAAGATGATAAAGTTGAAACAGTGAAAAAAAGAATCGATGTCTATCAAGAGCAAACAGAACCATTAATTGAATATTATCAAAACAAACATAAAATCATCAATATTAATGGGCTACAAGATATGAACGACGTTTTTGAAAATATCAAAGAAATCCTGAGTGGAGTTAATTAA
- the secY gene encoding preprotein translocase subunit SecY, with protein sequence MVSTLKDAWKIPDLRRKILITLALLFVYRLGSFIPVPFIDTAQLSQLVNQNGMFGLFNIISGGNFGKFTIFAMSITPYINASIIMNLLAFAIPSLEALQKEGEEGRKKLAQYTRFLTILLALIQALGMSLSFGDLLTEKTTFTVFTVVLCITAGTAFLMYLGEQITENGIGNGISLIIFISIVSRIPSSIVQMYQYVSIGTLNIISLIVFIVFIVVVIFGVVAVQEGQRRIPVQYAKRVVGRKMYGGQSTHIPMRVNMAGVIPVIFASSLTLFPATISSFFPTSAFANFISTYLAWGSWLTNIIYVVLIIAFTYFYTAVTFNPYDIADNIKKQGGYVPGIRPGKPTVEYLSRIMNRLTLFGGVFLAIIAVIPIFVGNFMGVNLQFGGTSLLIVIGVALETVKQIESEMMMRHHQGFLKS encoded by the coding sequence ATGGTCTCTACCTTGAAGGATGCTTGGAAAATTCCAGATCTACGACGAAAAATATTAATTACTTTAGCATTGCTGTTTGTATATCGTTTGGGATCCTTCATACCGGTTCCATTTATTGATACCGCACAGCTAAGCCAACTCGTTAATCAAAATGGAATGTTTGGTCTATTTAACATTATTTCGGGTGGTAATTTTGGTAAATTTACAATATTTGCCATGAGTATAACCCCTTATATTAATGCATCAATCATCATGAACCTTCTAGCATTTGCGATTCCTTCATTGGAAGCACTTCAAAAAGAAGGCGAAGAAGGACGAAAAAAACTGGCTCAATATACCCGTTTTTTAACGATTCTTTTGGCATTGATCCAGGCTTTAGGAATGAGCTTATCCTTCGGTGACTTATTAACTGAAAAAACAACATTTACTGTCTTTACTGTAGTTTTATGTATTACTGCGGGAACAGCATTTTTAATGTACCTCGGTGAGCAAATCACTGAAAATGGGATTGGAAATGGGATTTCACTGATTATTTTTATCAGTATCGTTTCTCGGATTCCATCATCCATTGTCCAAATGTACCAATATGTTTCAATTGGAACTTTAAATATTATCTCGTTGATTGTATTTATTGTTTTTATTGTCGTCGTTATATTTGGCGTGGTTGCAGTTCAAGAAGGTCAACGACGGATACCAGTGCAATATGCAAAACGTGTTGTTGGTCGGAAAATGTATGGTGGTCAAAGCACTCACATTCCGATGCGAGTGAATATGGCAGGTGTTATACCGGTCATCTTTGCCAGTTCGTTAACATTATTTCCGGCAACCATCTCAAGCTTTTTCCCAACATCGGCTTTTGCAAACTTTATTTCAACCTATCTGGCTTGGGGATCATGGCTTACTAATATCATTTACGTCGTATTAATTATTGCATTTACTTATTTTTATACCGCTGTAACATTTAATCCGTATGATATTGCTGATAATATTAAAAAACAAGGTGGATATGTTCCAGGGATTAGACCTGGGAAACCTACCGTAGAGTACTTGTCGAGAATTATGAACCGATTAACATTATTTGGTGGCGTCTTTTTAGCGATCATTGCTGTTATTCCTATTTTTGTAGGTAATTTTATGGGTGTCAATCTTCAATTTGGCGGAACGAGTTTGCTGATTGTAATTGGGGTAGCCCTTGAAACGGTTAAACAGATCGAATCTGAAATGATGATGAGACACCATCAGGGATTTTTAAAATCTTAA
- the rplO gene encoding 50S ribosomal protein L15: MKLHTLSPAPGSKKAPKRKGRGTGSGLGKTAGRGQDGQKSRSGGGVRPGFEGGQMPLARRLPKRGFSNARFKKTYAIVNVGDLNVFEADTVITPELLLEYGFVRKLCDGLKILGNGEVEKALTIKAHKISKSAEEKILAGGGKVEVI; the protein is encoded by the coding sequence ATGAAGTTACATACTTTAAGTCCAGCCCCAGGTTCAAAAAAGGCACCCAAGAGAAAAGGACGCGGTACAGGTTCTGGTCTTGGTAAAACAGCCGGTCGTGGTCAGGATGGACAAAAATCTCGTTCAGGCGGTGGTGTTCGACCTGGATTTGAAGGTGGACAAATGCCGTTGGCACGACGTTTACCAAAACGCGGTTTTTCTAACGCAAGATTCAAAAAAACTTATGCAATAGTTAATGTTGGCGATCTCAATGTTTTTGAAGCTGACACGGTGATTACACCGGAATTATTGTTAGAATATGGATTTGTACGCAAATTATGTGATGGATTGAAAATCCTTGGAAACGGAGAAGTTGAAAAGGCATTGACGATTAAAGCACATAAAATCAGCAAGTCAGCTGAGGAGAAAATTCTCGCTGGAGGAGGAAAGGTAGAGGTGATCTAA